CTAGATTTCTAGACGTCTGACTCAAGCGGGCAGAGCCCACTTGTTTACACCACCACTACTTAAGGGGCGCAGGCTGGCTCATTCGGTGCCGTACCGAAGTCGTCCACCGTGCCATTCGCATACTCGTTGTAGAACGCGAGCACGTTGAAGGCAGACTGACCGTCGAACGGCGTCAAGTCGCAGCGTCGATAGGTCTTGTCGGCCCAAATCGTGGAGCCAGGACGAACCGTCGGTTGTCCAAAGGTGTCCACAATCGTGTCAGCAGAACCAAATGCCCCGTTGCCATCGGCATCAATGTACACGATGAACCGGTCGTCTCCGTTATGGTTCATAACACCTGCAGATTCTTGATCACAGTTTGCGGTGATTCCCGCCAGGGGGTCAGGATCGCTGCCGCTCTGAGACTTGCAAAGCGTGTGAACTTCTCCGGCCGCCAAGGTCACGGAGTCCAACGTGACACTTTGTGAACACGTCGTGGCAGCGTTGGAAATCAAGCAGATTCCGTATTGGTCCAGCTGCAGTGGCTGTCCCGAACAATTGAAGAGCTCGATAGCCTTATTGTTCGAGCCCGAACCTTCAACGTATTCGGAGATGATCAAACAACCTGGCACACCTTCAATGGCTTCAAATGTACCATTGACGGTCGATGCACCCAGTGTTGCGGTCAAAGTCCCCGTTGCAGCAGCTGCGGGAGCTCCCAAGTCAAACGAGACGGAGTTGTTGCCTTCTGGCACCGTTACGGTTGCCGGTGCGGTAAATCCGCCGTCCACGCTCAAGTTGATGGTCAATCCACCAGCAGGGGCGGGAACGTTTAGGGTCAACGTAATCTCCTGAGTTGAGTCCACTGGTAGGTCTGCGGTCGCAGGTGAAATCTCAATGATTTCGCGTACGGTCGCGTCATCGTAGACCACAACGGTTGCGTCCACAGTTTGACCATCCAATGTGGCACTCACGGTCTCAACCCCAGTTGCTACGCCCGTGAGCAACACTTCCACGCTCGACGCACCGTTTGGAACTACAACCTGAGCTGGGCCAGAGATGCCGGCGGTGTAGGCCAAGTCCACAGTCGTATCTCCGAGCGCAGGTCCGCTCAGCACGACTTCCAGATCCGGCAACGTAGAACCCGTTGCTCCAACTTCAATCGACACAGAGGCCGCCGAGAAGCCGGTGATTGATGGTGGTCCGGTCAATACGTCCGAGGCCACGCGTGGGAGGATCTTCGTGTTCCCGAAGGAGTAGTGCAAAACACCCACGATAACCATGAACTCCTCTCCAACCGTAGGCCGTGGCTCAACGAGGTAGAGCAAGTCATCGACGCGCAGGCCGTCCACTTCGAACTCTTGGAAGTCTTGTGGGGCGTCAGGGTTCTCGCTGGTGACGGTGACATCGGTGATTCGAATCAAGACACCCTGATGCGTCTCAGCCTTAGCTCCGCCATTGATGACTTCTGCAGGCGTGACGTCTTGAGGAGCAGGAACTGCGTTGCCGGTGCTGATGACGTTCATCGACTGAATTGAGTCCATCTGCAAAGCATCACCAAACTCGCTTAGGGCACCCGCCACCGAAATGACATCGCCGGGAGTTGGCCGTTCAGCAACTTGACCGTTTCCGAAGAAGAGCTGCAGGCCGCTGTTCTCCACACCGTTGAATCCAGCACCCTCGGGCACCTGAACAAACACCGTGTTTTCTGTAACAGCCGTGACGATACCTTCGGCCATCGTCACGCGTGTGCCGATTGGGTAGATACCCTGTCGAATCTCATAGATAGTCGCCGGGCAGGTCGGATCGTTGGTGTTATCGTATTCAGGACAGACGTCACACACGTCTCCGATCCCGTCACCGTCGGCATCGGTCTGATCTGGATTGGCTACCGCAGGACAGTTATCGGTCGCGTTCGGAATACCGTCAGAGTCTCGGTCGTTCGGGTCGTACATCTCGCACATATCGCCGAGCGTGAGCGGGCAAACATCACATTCGTCACCGAACTCATCGCTATCAACATCGGCTTGTACGCCGTCTTCGATCGGGCGAAGCGGATTGAACTGATAAGGACAGTTATCTTCCGCGTCTACAATACCATCACCGTCGGAGTCGGTAGCAGAGATACCTTCGACGAACTCGCCGGGACGGTAAGGCTCACAGGTCGGCTCGTCCGGAGGATCTTCACAGAAGAATGGGCCGTACGACTCAGGATGAACACCATTGAGAACGGTCTGCAGGTTGAGTCCGGTATCACGCTCGAGACAAAGTCGACGCTGGCGTCCGCAAACATCAACCACTTCACACGCATTGATCTGCATCGAAGCGACAAGCGCCTCCACGATATTGGAGTCACCAAGGAGTGGCTCACCCGCACGAGTTACGAGAGCGACCTCTGGAGTGCCTGCATCGATTACCGCGCGGTAAGGCGTGCGGCCAGCCATTTCAAAGAGCGCAAGGTCAGCAAATTGACCGACTTTGAGCATACCAACTTGATCCGAGATGCCCATAGCGACAGCGGCATTTTCGGTTGCCATCTGCCAGAGTTCGCGGTCACTGAAGGTCTGCTCGTAGTAATTGGCGTTGAGGTAGTCCGCACACTTCAATTCACGAAGCATGTCTGCAGAGCCACTAGGCGACCAGTCGGTGCCTAGCGCGATGGTTACGCCGAATTGCTTAAAGAGCTGCACACGAGCCGTCATTCCGTAGAGGCTGATATTGGAGCGTGGAGACCAAACGAGTTTGGAGCCGTTGGCGGCAAACTCGGCGATATCCTCAGCTGTGAGGCCAATACCGTGGACAATGGCCGTGTTTTCTTCCAAAAGGTCCACCGCGAGTTCCGAGTTACTCAAGCAGAGGAACTCGTTACGAGCTTCGTTATCGATGCCCTCGGCGACGTGAGGCATGTAAATGTCTGCACTCAATCGGCTCTCGGCGTCGATATTGCCGTAATCACATCCGCTGGAGCGAAGCGCGCCATTGGAATCGCCCAGTGGGAAAGTTCGGTAGTCCACTCGAACCGTATCCAAACCTTCAAGCAAACTCGAATCCTCCAGGTTTCGAGCCAAGCCTTGAGCATTATTAGACGCCTGGCCTGCAATGGACACGGTGCCGGCGAAGATATTTCTCAACTCTACGAACATCATCGCTTCGCGAGAGCTGCTCGAGCCAGGGAATCGCCCGAGCTCCGTGTGTCCACGGGCGCCGGTACGCCAATCGTGGCGGTGATCGAACCTCTCGGTTCCAGCCGATTGCGGCTGACTCAGTGAGAACGTCATGTGCTCGTGGGTGTTGATGAGAGCAGGCGAGAGAACGGCATCAGCACATGCGACGACTGTCGCTCCGGCTGCGTCGGCTTCGTCTGCACAATCACAT
This Microvenator marinus DNA region includes the following protein-coding sequences:
- a CDS encoding amidohydrolase family protein; this translates as MLKQLSVLFLMAALIGACSDDDPGPKPQQDMSEEDMTPQPDMGEDDQGEDDMSNPDMTEPDMEVPDETVVTCENTFPASGTGLCETTPGGEGFTLYHAGAVLAPDAIYENGYVLVNQETGRIACTGCDCADEADAAGATVVACADAVLSPALINTHEHMTFSLSQPQSAGTERFDHRHDWRTGARGHTELGRFPGSSSSREAMMFVELRNIFAGTVSIAGQASNNAQGLARNLEDSSLLEGLDTVRVDYRTFPLGDSNGALRSSGCDYGNIDAESRLSADIYMPHVAEGIDNEARNEFLCLSNSELAVDLLEENTAIVHGIGLTAEDIAEFAANGSKLVWSPRSNISLYGMTARVQLFKQFGVTIALGTDWSPSGSADMLRELKCADYLNANYYEQTFSDRELWQMATENAAVAMGISDQVGMLKVGQFADLALFEMAGRTPYRAVIDAGTPEVALVTRAGEPLLGDSNIVEALVASMQINACEVVDVCGRQRRLCLERDTGLNLQTVLNGVHPESYGPFFCEDPPDEPTCEPYRPGEFVEGISATDSDGDGIVDAEDNCPYQFNPLRPIEDGVQADVDSDEFGDECDVCPLTLGDMCEMYDPNDRDSDGIPNATDNCPAVANPDQTDADGDGIGDVCDVCPEYDNTNDPTCPATIYEIRQGIYPIGTRVTMAEGIVTAVTENTVFVQVPEGAGFNGVENSGLQLFFGNGQVAERPTPGDVISVAGALSEFGDALQMDSIQSMNVISTGNAVPAPQDVTPAEVINGGAKAETHQGVLIRITDVTVTSENPDAPQDFQEFEVDGLRVDDLLYLVEPRPTVGEEFMVIVGVLHYSFGNTKILPRVASDVLTGPPSITGFSAASVSIEVGATGSTLPDLEVVLSGPALGDTTVDLAYTAGISGPAQVVVPNGASSVEVLLTGVATGVETVSATLDGQTVDATVVVYDDATVREIIEISPATADLPVDSTQEITLTLNVPAPAGGLTINLSVDGGFTAPATVTVPEGNNSVSFDLGAPAAAATGTLTATLGASTVNGTFEAIEGVPGCLIISEYVEGSGSNNKAIELFNCSGQPLQLDQYGICLISNAATTCSQSVTLDSVTLAAGEVHTLCKSQSGSDPDPLAGITANCDQESAGVMNHNGDDRFIVYIDADGNGAFGSADTIVDTFGQPTVRPGSTIWADKTYRRCDLTPFDGQSAFNVLAFYNEYANGTVDDFGTAPNEPACAP